A single region of the Eublepharis macularius isolate TG4126 chromosome 14, MPM_Emac_v1.0, whole genome shotgun sequence genome encodes:
- the PPP6C gene encoding serine/threonine-protein phosphatase 6 catalytic subunit translates to MAPLDLDKYVEIARLCKYLPENDLKRLCDYVCDLLLEESNVQPVSTPVTVCGDIHGQFYDLCELFRTGGQVPDTNYIFMGDFVDRGYYSLETFTYLLALKAKWPDRITLLRGNHESRQITQVYGFYDECQTKYGNANAWRYCTKVFDMLTVAALIDEQILCVHGGLSPDIKTLDQIRTIERNQEIPHKGAFCDLVWSDPEDVDTWAISPRGAGWLFGAKVTNEFVHINNLKLICRAHQLVHEGYKFMFDEKLVTVWSAPNYCYRCGNIASIMVFKDVNTREPKLFRAVPDSERVIPPRTTTPYFL, encoded by the exons CGTTTGTGTGACTATGTGTGTGACCTGCTTCTGGAAGAATCTAATGTGCAGCCTGTTTCTACGCCAGTTACCGTCTGTGGAGACATACATGGACAG tTTTATGACTTATGTGAATTGTTTAGAACTGGAGGTCAGGTTCCTGACACAAACTACATATTTATG GGTGACTTTGTAGATAGAGGCTACTATAGCCTTGAGACATTCACATATCTTCTTGCCCTAAAAGCAAAATGGCCTGATCGTATTACACTCTTGCGTGGAAATCATGAAAGCAGACAGATAACTCAAGTGTATGGATTTTACG ATGAATGCCAAACCAAATACGGTAATGCTAATGCCTGGAGATACTGCACCAAAGTCTTTGACATGCTTACGGTAGCAGCG TTAATAGATGAGCAGATACTCTGCGTACATGGGGGCCTGTCTCCAGACATCAAAACACTGGATCAGATCCGAACTATTGAGCGCAACCAAGAGATTCCACATAAAGGAGCTTTTTGTGACCTTGTTTGGTCTGACCCAGAAGACGTTGACACCTGGGCTATTAGTCCTCGAGGAGCAGGCTGGCTGTTCGGAGCAAAAGTTACCAATGAG tttgtccacatcaaCAACTTAAAGCTCATCTGTAGAGCACATCAGCTGGTGCACGAAGGCTATAAATTTATGTTTGATGAGAAGCTGGTAACTGTATGGTCCGCTCCGAATTACTGCTATCGCTGTGGAAATATTGCTTCAATCATGGTCTTTAAAGATGTAAATACGAGAGAACCAAAGCTCTTCCGGGCAGTCCCAGACTCCGAACGTGTGATTCCGCCAAGAACAACCACACCATATTTCCTTTGA